A window of Eikenella corrodens contains these coding sequences:
- a CDS encoding class I SAM-dependent methyltransferase, with the protein MLRTLKTIWHGLTAKGALFPPPARLYPAHPLRNWALSPAELVSRLELQPQQRILEVGCGPGYFSPALARSVPQGSLVLADIQPEMLAKARQRLEKRHIPNAEYHLCSGSSFPFASASFHRIVLVTVLGEVADQAAYLAEFHRLLTPDGLLSISEAAGDADKLSRAELIQLLEQYGFTPVQQFGNERNYTLNFGKTDLSLAETR; encoded by the coding sequence ATGCTCCGCACCCTCAAAACCATCTGGCACGGCCTTACCGCCAAAGGCGCGCTCTTCCCCCCACCAGCTCGCCTTTACCCTGCTCATCCCCTGCGCAACTGGGCGCTTTCCCCCGCTGAGCTGGTGAGCAGGCTGGAGTTGCAGCCGCAACAGCGCATTCTCGAAGTGGGCTGCGGGCCGGGCTATTTCAGCCCCGCACTCGCCCGATCCGTGCCGCAGGGCAGCTTGGTGTTGGCCGATATTCAGCCTGAAATGCTGGCCAAAGCGCGGCAGCGGCTGGAAAAACGCCATATTCCCAATGCCGAATACCACCTGTGCAGCGGCAGCAGCTTCCCCTTTGCCAGCGCTTCGTTTCACCGTATCGTGCTGGTAACCGTTTTAGGCGAAGTGGCCGACCAAGCGGCCTACCTCGCCGAATTCCACCGCCTGCTCACCCCGGACGGGCTGCTGTCCATTTCCGAAGCCGCCGGAGATGCGGATAAACTCAGCCGCGCCGAGCTTATCCAATTGCTCGAGCAATACGGCTTCACTCCCGTGCAACAATTCGGCAACGAGCGCAACTACACTTTGAATTTCGGCAAAACAGATTTGAGCTTGGCAGAAACCCGCTGA
- a CDS encoding aspartate kinase, which yields MALLVQKYGGTSVGSPERIKNVAKRIARARAGGHDVVVVVSAMSGETNRLVALAHEIREFPDPREMDVVLATGEQVTIGLLAMALQDIGVPAKSYTGWQVPVQTDNAHTKARIECIDDAKMRADLAAGKVVIVAGFQGVDADGNITTLGRGGSDTSAVALAAALKADECQIYTDVDGVYTTDPRVVPEARRMNTVSFEEMLELASLGSKVLQIRSVEFAGKYKVRLRVLSSLTDGGEGTLITYEEDPNMEKAIVSGIAFDKNQARINVRGVPDKPGIAYQILGAVADANIDVDMIIQNAGEEGTTDFSFTVSRGDYRHTLDLLQSVQESIGAADIHGDDTVCKVSIVGIGMRSHINVAATMFRTLAEENINIQLISTSEIKISVLIDEKYLELATRVLHKAFGLDRP from the coding sequence ATGGCTTTATTGGTACAGAAATACGGCGGGACTTCGGTGGGAAGCCCCGAGCGCATTAAGAATGTGGCCAAACGCATCGCCCGCGCCCGCGCCGGAGGGCACGACGTGGTGGTGGTGGTGTCCGCCATGAGCGGCGAAACCAACCGCCTGGTGGCGTTGGCGCACGAAATCCGGGAGTTTCCCGACCCGCGCGAAATGGACGTTGTGCTCGCCACCGGCGAGCAGGTAACCATCGGCCTTCTGGCCATGGCGCTGCAGGACATCGGCGTGCCTGCCAAGAGCTACACCGGCTGGCAGGTGCCCGTGCAAACCGACAACGCCCACACCAAAGCCCGCATCGAATGCATCGACGATGCCAAAATGCGTGCCGATTTGGCGGCGGGCAAAGTGGTGATTGTGGCCGGTTTCCAAGGCGTGGACGCCGATGGCAACATCACCACGCTGGGGCGCGGCGGCTCCGATACTTCCGCCGTGGCGCTGGCCGCCGCACTCAAGGCGGACGAATGCCAAATCTACACCGACGTGGACGGCGTTTACACCACCGACCCGCGCGTGGTGCCCGAAGCGCGGCGCATGAACACCGTATCGTTTGAAGAAATGCTCGAACTGGCGAGCTTGGGCAGCAAAGTGCTGCAAATCCGCTCGGTGGAATTCGCCGGCAAATACAAAGTGCGCCTGCGCGTATTGAGCAGCCTCACCGATGGCGGCGAAGGCACCCTGATTACTTACGAGGAAGACCCCAACATGGAAAAAGCCATTGTATCCGGTATCGCATTCGACAAAAACCAAGCCCGCATCAACGTGCGCGGCGTGCCCGACAAACCCGGCATCGCCTACCAGATTTTGGGCGCGGTGGCCGACGCCAACATCGATGTGGACATGATTATCCAAAATGCCGGCGAAGAAGGCACCACCGATTTCTCCTTCACCGTATCGCGCGGCGACTACCGCCACACGCTTGATTTGCTGCAAAGCGTGCAGGAAAGCATCGGCGCGGCCGATATTCACGGCGACGATACCGTATGCAAAGTATCCATCGTCGGCATCGGCATGCGCTCGCACATCAACGTGGCCGCCACCATGTTCCGCACCCTGGCCGAGGAAAACATCAATATCCAGCTGATTTCCACTTCCGAAATCAAAATTTCCGTGCTGATCGATGAAAAATACCTCGAGCTCGCCACCCGCGTGCTGCACAAAGCCTTCGGCCTCGACCGACCGTAA
- a CDS encoding FKBP-type peptidyl-prolyl cis-trans isomerase gives MNIEKDTVVTLHYEMFDANNQLIDKTEEPIAYLHGGYDGIFPLVEEALHGKAVGEEVDVTLSPDDAFGEQDPELVRIEPLNVFPVEVEVGMMFEADDPETGDTLVYRVTDIADGKAVVDGNHPLADMKLRFKGKVAEIRPATAEEIAHGHVHGAHGHHH, from the coding sequence ATGAACATCGAAAAAGACACCGTAGTAACCCTGCATTATGAAATGTTTGATGCCAACAACCAGCTGATCGACAAAACAGAAGAGCCCATCGCCTATCTGCACGGCGGCTACGACGGCATTTTTCCGCTGGTGGAAGAAGCGCTGCACGGCAAAGCCGTGGGCGAAGAAGTAGACGTAACCCTTTCTCCCGACGACGCATTCGGCGAACAAGACCCGGAATTGGTGCGCATCGAGCCGCTCAATGTTTTCCCCGTGGAAGTGGAAGTGGGCATGATGTTTGAAGCCGACGACCCCGAAACCGGCGACACCCTGGTTTACCGCGTAACCGACATCGCCGACGGCAAAGCCGTGGTAGACGGCAACCATCCGCTGGCCGACATGAAGCTGCGCTTCAAAGGCAAAGTGGCCGAAATCCGCCCCGCCACCGCCGAAGAAATCGCTCACGGCCATGTCCACGGCGCACATGGCCATCACCACTAA